Proteins encoded by one window of Paraburkholderia terrae:
- a CDS encoding cupin domain-containing protein has product MNPAHLFASANARHARTFATVAVLALAPLAVLPTRPAIQWLDAMCSTPLLSDASSSSDSAAQRPTTTSRVLSCEPLANVPGKSVTTVVVDFPPRAYTGAHRHPGSVTAYVISGTLRSRLDGGPAVDYRSGQTWFEPPGTLHDFAENPDPAQPAKLLAVFVTNSNCGPLVLPP; this is encoded by the coding sequence ATGAATCCCGCTCACCTGTTCGCGAGTGCGAACGCGCGGCATGCACGCACGTTCGCCACGGTCGCCGTCCTTGCGCTCGCCCCGCTTGCCGTGCTGCCGACGCGCCCCGCCATCCAATGGCTCGACGCGATGTGCAGTACGCCACTGCTCAGCGACGCATCGTCGTCATCCGATTCCGCCGCCCAGCGCCCAACGACGACCTCGCGCGTACTGTCGTGCGAGCCGCTCGCGAACGTGCCGGGCAAATCCGTGACGACGGTCGTGGTCGACTTTCCGCCGCGCGCCTACACGGGCGCGCACCGGCATCCGGGCTCGGTGACGGCCTACGTCATCTCCGGCACGCTGCGTTCGCGGCTTGACGGCGGCCCGGCCGTCGACTATCGCAGCGGCCAGACATGGTTCGAACCGCCCGGCACACTGCACGACTTCGCCGAGAATCCGGACCCCGCGCAGCCCGCGAAACTGCTCGCCGTGTTCGTCACCAATTCGAACTGCGGTCCGCTCGTGCTACCGCCGTGA